In a genomic window of Gossypium arboreum isolate Shixiya-1 chromosome 7, ASM2569848v2, whole genome shotgun sequence:
- the LOC128295249 gene encoding uncharacterized protein LOC128295249 produces MDNEEDPLVVIGDEINTGQIYDLCLVGRVLTDSVVNFPSLKNTLADLWHLLRGVAISELEGKQILFKFYSDIDLNRVMDGKPWFFNRRLIIFHRLTGGEDPITVPLWDTAFRVQIHNLPIGFVTEGHGKSFCPIQLMLGNQQVEFGWDLSLRAPSKRGGQLKSKWLREKPEYDRWLSMEIDGEKRERKFGENITNIGERRSGLGIVGRFIRQNRNMLDARDHGMLRQLEENEDGFEIEEISVEFIDGKKRQRINLETGNSKNNKGVLELGIGRPGAQ; encoded by the exons ATGGACAACGAGGAAGATCCATTGGTGGTAATAGGTGACGAAATTAACACAGGCCAAATATATGATTTATGTTTGGTTGGGCGAGTCCTTACGGATAGTGTAGTAAATTTTCCTTCCTTAAAAAATACTCTGGCTGATTTATGGCATCTATTGAGGGGAGTGGCTATTTCGGAATTGGAGGGCAaacaaattttgttcaaattttacAGTGACATCGATTTAAATAGAGTTATGGACGGTAAGCCTTGGTTTTTTAATCGGCGTCTTATTATCTTCCATAGATTAACAGGGGGCGAGGATCCAATCACAGTTCCTCTTTGGGATACAGCTTTTAGGGTACAAATTCATAATCTTCCAATTGGATTCGTGACAGAAG GTCATGGTAAAAGCTTTTGTCCAATCCAACTAATGCTGGGGAACCAGCAAGTGGAGTTTGGCTGGGATCTGTCACTAAGGGCTCCTTCAAAAAGGGGTGGACAATTGAAGAGTAAATGGCTACGAGAGAAACCTGAATACGACAGGTGGTTAAGTATGGAGATCGATGGGGAAAAAAGAGAAAGGAAGTTTGGCGAGAATATAACTAATATTGGTGAGCGTAGAAGTGGATTAGGGATTGTAGGACGATTTATAAGGCAGAATCGGAATATGTTAGATGCAAGGGATCATGGAATGTTGAGGCAGTTGGAGGAAAATGAGGATGGATTTGAGATAGAAGAGATATCTGTGGAATTTATTGATGGGAAAAAGAGGCAGAGAATTAATTTAGAAACGGGaaattccaaaaataacaaagGAGTATTAGAGTTGGGGATTGGCCGACCGGGAGCACAATAA